In Saccharicrinis fermentans DSM 9555 = JCM 21142, a genomic segment contains:
- a CDS encoding Ig-like domain-containing alpha-2-macroglobulin family protein yields the protein MQTKSILGLTALITCLFMAGCNNKEKKVQELTEIKYNKSVTAFTSGMVSNQTDIMVRFSKNVPEAEPGSPASSSLMKISPAVEGDYYWLDNQSLAFKPSVPLESGTVYGVKVKLPQVFNDVKDDFEFSFETISQNFRFEQGDISPYDRTNLSDNKLNGTLILSDFAPLEKIHEMVKAEQDGSALEIEWLPSENGNRYPFLIHHIIRGKKSSQIKIRIQGSSILVDKEELQKVKVSSIDDFQLIHCKAVVQPRQAIEILFTDPLNPSQELDGLIELRPKSSFYTQIENNIIRILPGHSLKGDVKVTIHPGIENVLGTKCEEKESYEITFASSKPRVEFIGKGTILPESSGLTLPFRAVSLKEVEVRVIKIFENNIASFLQINQLDGSYQLKRAGRLVLKKTIPLNTDRTLDLNQWNTFSIALDQLVNVDRGAIYRVELRFARRNAIFPCANEDASVYDNYDHDPDEITEEEIAYYDAPNAEYSYYDNEYYYSGWQDRDDPCKEAYYNKNRFVSRNILASNIGIIAKKGSDKEMVVAVTDLRTTEPLADVEVEIYNYQNQLIASEKSNDSGLLRVDVTQRPYLLVAKHKNQRGYLRLDEGSSLSLSRFDVAGQTIDKNLKGYIYGERGVWRPGDTLFVSFILEDREHSLPDKHPVVFELRNPYGRLVKRIASSNNTHNMYLFKLATDQSSPTGNWQARFLVGGTSFNKTLKVETVKPNRLKIKMDFGEDIISVAQPSISANMEVKWLHGAVAKNLKAYVSATLSSIPTKFDQFRDFTFDDPARSFTSEELTFFEGTTDAEGRVHVHGSLSVSDQAPGMLKASFRSRVFEESGDFSVDRFSIPYSPYQSYVGVKTPVGDKRGMLLTDQDHTIEVATVDSEGNPISQKVLKYVVYKVSWRWWWESGADNLARYVSSSSQDVVQKGELHTKNGRGSFDFRIKYPEWGRYLIRVFDPVSGHVCGKTVYVDWPGYATKPMGDNPEAASMLTLSTEADKYTVGQKAQVNFASSEGGRALVTVENGTRIVREYWVRTQKEFTSFNFEVSKDMTPNIFVHVTLLQPHGQMDNSLPIRMYGVTPLLVEDAETHLKPVIDMPEVLVPQQKVKIKVSEESGKPMTYTIAMVEEGLLDLTRFKTPNPWNHFYAREALGVRTWDIYSQVIGAYGGQIEKVFSIGGDGEMENQLKDPHANRFKPVVKVMGPFELKSGKSQTHEITMPEYIGSVRTMVVACHDRMYGNAEKTTPVKKPLMVLATLPRVLGPGETVELPVTVFAMRNDIQKVNLSVETNELFRVQKESKRTLVFEKEGDQVVPFTLTIPERLGVGKVKIIAQAGSEKAEHEIEIQVRNPNPPRVETISKVLQGKEKGAIPYELFGMEGTNKVTMEVSAISPVDFGRRLKFLLEYPHGCVEQTTSSVFPQLFLENVMEVDDNTKQVIEKNVKAAISRLASFITSDGGFSYWPGGREANDWGTTYAGHFLLEAEKKGYSLPLNFKSKWLSYQRKQAGVWSNMAGSSYRQLNQAYRLYTLALAGKPDNSAMNRMRNIVSLTSESKFRLAAAYALTGQKDVAKHIIEGQSINNENDGYNYYYSYGSELRDQAMIFETLVLLDDLDAASQLMKEITDQLSSQHWMSTQTTAYALIALSRLSEHSKDSRIAYSYSLNGVGKEKVSSDKQVSQVELPVSIPAKGEVLFENHTDGVVFARLFVEGTPVGDDAINESSNLKMSVEYTTLTGQPIDVSKLAQGTDFKATVTFTHPGQLARYTDMALTQIFPSGWEIRNTRMEDVNSAYDVNVPDYRDIRDDRVYTYFDLERGRSQKYVVLLNATYQGRYYLPSVSCEAMYNNQISARKAGRWVEVVKQ from the coding sequence ATGCAAACTAAAAGTATTCTAGGCTTAACTGCGCTGATTACCTGCTTGTTTATGGCAGGATGTAATAATAAAGAAAAAAAAGTTCAAGAGCTTACCGAAATAAAATATAACAAAAGTGTGACTGCCTTTACGTCGGGAATGGTATCTAACCAAACAGATATTATGGTTCGCTTTTCAAAAAATGTTCCGGAAGCTGAGCCCGGGAGTCCGGCTTCATCGAGTCTGATGAAAATATCACCTGCTGTTGAAGGGGATTACTATTGGCTCGATAATCAATCCTTGGCCTTTAAACCAAGTGTGCCCTTGGAATCGGGCACAGTATATGGTGTAAAGGTAAAATTGCCCCAGGTTTTTAATGATGTCAAAGACGATTTTGAGTTTTCTTTTGAAACCATATCTCAAAATTTCAGGTTTGAACAGGGAGATATTTCGCCATACGATAGAACCAATCTTTCGGACAATAAATTAAACGGGACTCTCATTTTATCGGACTTTGCCCCATTGGAGAAGATCCATGAAATGGTAAAAGCAGAGCAAGATGGCAGCGCGCTTGAAATAGAATGGCTTCCATCTGAGAATGGAAATCGTTATCCTTTCTTGATTCATCATATTATTCGTGGAAAAAAGTCGAGTCAAATTAAAATTCGCATTCAGGGCAGCTCTATTCTGGTGGACAAAGAAGAGCTCCAAAAGGTGAAGGTTTCTTCCATTGATGATTTTCAACTGATTCATTGTAAGGCTGTTGTTCAGCCGCGTCAGGCCATCGAGATTTTATTTACAGATCCGTTGAATCCCTCGCAGGAATTGGATGGTTTGATTGAGTTGCGTCCTAAATCTTCTTTTTATACCCAAATAGAGAATAATATCATTAGGATCTTGCCAGGTCACTCATTGAAAGGAGATGTTAAGGTGACTATACATCCTGGTATTGAAAATGTATTGGGAACTAAATGTGAGGAAAAAGAATCTTATGAAATTACTTTTGCCAGTTCCAAACCTAGGGTTGAGTTTATTGGGAAAGGAACTATTTTGCCTGAATCTTCGGGTTTGACCTTGCCTTTTAGGGCTGTTAGCTTGAAAGAGGTGGAAGTAAGGGTGATTAAAATATTTGAAAATAATATTGCTTCCTTTCTGCAAATCAACCAATTGGATGGTAGTTATCAGCTTAAACGTGCTGGACGATTGGTGCTTAAAAAGACTATTCCATTGAATACGGACCGGACTTTGGATTTAAACCAGTGGAATACTTTCTCCATTGCTCTGGATCAGTTGGTGAACGTAGACAGGGGCGCTATATATAGGGTTGAACTTCGTTTTGCAAGACGAAATGCAATTTTTCCTTGTGCCAATGAAGATGCGAGTGTATATGATAACTACGATCATGACCCCGATGAAATTACAGAAGAGGAAATTGCTTATTACGACGCTCCCAATGCTGAATATAGCTATTATGATAATGAATATTACTATTCTGGCTGGCAAGATCGAGATGACCCTTGTAAAGAGGCTTATTATAATAAGAATCGATTTGTAAGTAGGAATATACTGGCTTCGAATATTGGTATTATTGCCAAAAAAGGAAGTGACAAGGAGATGGTGGTGGCTGTTACTGATTTACGCACCACTGAGCCATTGGCTGATGTGGAGGTGGAGATATACAATTATCAGAATCAGTTAATTGCTTCGGAGAAAAGTAATGATAGTGGACTGCTTAGAGTGGATGTGACACAAAGACCGTATCTCTTGGTGGCTAAACACAAGAATCAACGTGGGTACTTGAGGTTAGATGAAGGTTCCTCTCTTTCTTTGAGTAGGTTTGATGTGGCCGGACAAACCATTGATAAAAATCTAAAGGGATATATTTATGGCGAACGTGGAGTGTGGAGGCCCGGGGATACCCTATTCGTATCCTTTATTCTGGAAGATAGAGAGCATAGTTTGCCAGATAAGCACCCCGTTGTTTTTGAATTGAGAAATCCATATGGAAGGCTGGTGAAACGTATTGCCAGTAGTAACAACACTCATAACATGTACCTGTTTAAGCTTGCCACGGATCAAAGCTCACCCACAGGAAATTGGCAGGCGCGCTTCTTGGTAGGAGGTACTTCTTTTAATAAGACACTAAAGGTAGAGACAGTAAAGCCCAATCGATTAAAAATAAAGATGGATTTTGGAGAGGATATCATATCTGTGGCGCAACCATCTATTAGTGCAAATATGGAAGTGAAGTGGTTGCATGGGGCTGTTGCTAAGAATCTAAAAGCTTATGTGAGTGCGACATTGAGCTCCATTCCCACTAAATTTGATCAATTTAGAGATTTTACCTTTGACGACCCTGCTCGCTCATTTACCAGTGAAGAGCTTACGTTTTTTGAAGGAACGACTGATGCTGAAGGAAGGGTGCATGTACATGGTAGCTTGTCGGTCAGTGATCAGGCTCCCGGTATGTTGAAGGCCTCTTTTCGCAGTCGTGTTTTTGAGGAGAGTGGAGATTTTAGTGTTGATAGGTTTTCTATTCCTTATAGTCCTTATCAATCTTATGTGGGTGTTAAAACTCCCGTGGGAGATAAGCGGGGTATGTTATTAACTGATCAGGATCATACTATTGAAGTTGCTACGGTGGATAGTGAAGGAAATCCTATTTCACAAAAAGTGTTGAAGTATGTAGTTTATAAAGTTAGTTGGCGATGGTGGTGGGAAAGTGGAGCCGATAATCTGGCTCGTTATGTTTCTTCTTCATCGCAGGATGTTGTGCAAAAAGGAGAATTGCATACCAAGAATGGTAGAGGATCGTTTGATTTTCGGATCAAATATCCTGAGTGGGGAAGGTACCTGATCAGGGTGTTTGATCCAGTTAGTGGTCATGTATGTGGAAAGACGGTGTATGTCGATTGGCCAGGATATGCCACCAAGCCTATGGGTGATAACCCGGAAGCTGCTTCGATGCTTACCTTGTCTACCGAAGCCGATAAATATACCGTAGGTCAAAAGGCTCAGGTGAATTTTGCTTCTTCGGAGGGAGGGCGTGCTTTGGTAACGGTTGAGAATGGAACGCGTATTGTTCGTGAGTATTGGGTGCGTACGCAAAAAGAATTTACTTCTTTTAATTTTGAGGTGAGTAAGGATATGACGCCTAATATTTTTGTACATGTCACCTTGCTTCAGCCCCATGGACAAATGGACAATAGTTTACCTATCCGTATGTATGGGGTTACTCCTTTACTGGTGGAAGATGCAGAAACACATCTGAAACCTGTGATTGATATGCCGGAGGTGTTAGTGCCGCAGCAGAAGGTGAAAATAAAAGTGAGTGAGGAGAGTGGAAAACCCATGACCTATACCATTGCCATGGTGGAGGAAGGGCTCTTGGATCTTACTCGATTTAAAACCCCGAATCCATGGAATCACTTTTATGCCCGTGAAGCACTGGGGGTGCGTACCTGGGATATATATAGCCAGGTGATTGGCGCTTATGGGGGACAAATAGAAAAAGTGTTTAGTATTGGAGGTGATGGTGAAATGGAAAATCAACTTAAAGACCCCCATGCCAACCGTTTTAAACCTGTGGTTAAAGTAATGGGTCCCTTTGAACTGAAAAGTGGAAAGAGTCAAACTCATGAGATAACAATGCCTGAATATATTGGTTCGGTAAGAACCATGGTGGTGGCCTGTCATGATCGTATGTATGGTAATGCCGAGAAAACTACACCGGTTAAAAAACCACTTATGGTATTGGCAACCCTACCAAGAGTGCTGGGACCTGGTGAAACAGTTGAGTTACCGGTGACTGTATTTGCCATGCGAAACGATATTCAAAAAGTAAACTTATCGGTTGAAACCAATGAATTGTTCCGTGTACAGAAAGAAAGTAAACGAACTTTGGTTTTTGAGAAAGAAGGAGATCAGGTGGTGCCTTTTACCTTGACTATACCTGAAAGGCTAGGTGTAGGGAAGGTAAAAATTATAGCACAAGCGGGTAGCGAAAAGGCAGAACATGAAATAGAGATTCAGGTGCGTAATCCCAATCCTCCTAGGGTGGAAACGATTAGTAAAGTGTTGCAAGGCAAAGAAAAGGGGGCCATTCCTTACGAATTATTCGGTATGGAAGGAACCAATAAAGTTACAATGGAAGTGTCTGCTATTTCTCCGGTGGATTTTGGAAGGAGATTAAAATTCTTGCTTGAATATCCGCATGGTTGTGTGGAGCAAACCACAAGTTCTGTGTTTCCGCAATTGTTTCTGGAAAACGTGATGGAAGTAGACGATAACACTAAGCAAGTTATTGAAAAAAATGTAAAAGCAGCTATCAGTAGATTGGCTTCCTTTATAACGAGTGATGGAGGATTTTCTTATTGGCCTGGTGGCCGTGAAGCCAATGACTGGGGAACTACCTATGCTGGTCATTTCCTGCTCGAAGCCGAAAAGAAAGGGTACTCCTTGCCACTTAATTTTAAAAGTAAGTGGCTTAGTTATCAAAGGAAACAAGCTGGGGTGTGGTCCAATATGGCAGGTAGTAGTTATCGACAGCTGAATCAAGCTTATCGTTTATATACCTTAGCCTTGGCAGGTAAGCCTGATAACAGTGCCATGAACCGTATGCGTAATATTGTATCCTTAACATCGGAGTCTAAATTCCGGTTGGCAGCAGCTTATGCTTTGACTGGACAAAAGGATGTGGCAAAGCATATCATTGAAGGGCAAAGTATAAACAACGAGAACGATGGTTATAACTATTATTACTCATATGGATCGGAGCTGCGCGATCAAGCGATGATTTTTGAAACCCTGGTGTTACTTGATGATTTGGATGCTGCATCTCAATTGATGAAGGAAATTACTGATCAACTTAGTTCGCAACATTGGATGAGTACGCAAACAACCGCCTATGCATTGATTGCTTTAAGTCGCCTGAGTGAACATTCAAAGGACTCGAGAATTGCGTATTCGTATAGTCTTAATGGTGTTGGTAAAGAGAAGGTGTCGTCGGATAAACAGGTGAGTCAAGTTGAATTGCCTGTCTCTATTCCAGCTAAAGGCGAGGTGTTGTTTGAGAATCATACTGATGGAGTGGTCTTTGCGCGATTGTTTGTGGAGGGAACACCTGTTGGTGATGACGCAATAAATGAAAGTTCTAACTTGAAAATGAGCGTAGAATATACAACTTTGACCGGACAGCCTATTGATGTGTCGAAATTGGCACAGGGAACTGATTTTAAGGCTACGGTTACTTTTACGCATCCCGGACAGTTGGCGCGTTATACAGATATGGCTTTGACGCAGATTTTTCCCTCTGGTTGGGAGATTAGAAATACCCGTATGGAAGATGTGAATTCGGCATACGATGTGAATGTGCCCGATTATCGTGATATACGTGATGACAGAGTTTATACTTACTTTGATTTGGAGCGTGGAAGAAGCCAAAAATATGTGGTGTTGTTAAATGCTACTTACCAAGGAAGGTATTATCTGCCTTCGGTTTCTTGTGAGGCTATGTATAACAACCAAATTAGTGCAAGAAAAGCAGGTCGTTGGGTTGAAGTGGTGAAGCAATAG
- a CDS encoding EFR1 family ferrodoxin (N-terminal region resembles flavodoxins. C-terminal ferrodoxin region binds two 4Fe-4S clusters.), translating to MESISLVYYSPTRTTQKICREVAKGLDVPIIDEINIAEDINGSNIQIEKNCLTLIGLPVYGGRLPINTIESLKKLKSDHSPAIIVVVYGNRDYDDALLELKEIIEECGFVIVAGAAFIGEHSYSTHERPIAMNRPDNQDLEKCKDFAVKVNEKLMKGPDILSLPEPSIPGNHPYKERKQLSATVYPKTDQALCTLCGTCVDVCPVGAISIEQSVVTNGELCTVCCACVKQCSEQARRLEDTTIDTIREKLFLNCSSRKEPSYFL from the coding sequence ATGGAAAGTATAAGCCTGGTTTATTATTCGCCCACAAGGACCACTCAGAAAATATGTAGAGAGGTGGCCAAGGGGTTGGATGTACCTATTATAGACGAAATAAATATTGCAGAGGATATTAATGGATCTAATATTCAAATAGAAAAAAATTGTCTGACGCTTATTGGACTACCTGTGTATGGGGGGCGCTTGCCAATTAACACGATAGAGTCTTTAAAAAAGTTGAAGTCTGATCATTCTCCGGCAATTATTGTGGTGGTGTACGGTAATCGTGATTATGATGATGCGCTTTTGGAACTTAAAGAAATTATTGAGGAATGTGGGTTTGTAATTGTAGCAGGTGCTGCGTTTATTGGTGAGCATTCTTACTCAACTCATGAAAGACCCATCGCAATGAACAGACCAGATAATCAGGATTTGGAAAAGTGTAAGGATTTTGCCGTTAAGGTAAATGAAAAGCTTATGAAGGGTCCGGATATCCTGTCCTTGCCTGAGCCCAGCATACCAGGCAATCATCCTTATAAAGAACGAAAGCAATTATCTGCCACGGTATATCCAAAAACCGATCAAGCACTTTGTACGCTTTGTGGTACTTGTGTGGATGTGTGTCCCGTAGGTGCAATAAGTATTGAGCAAAGCGTTGTGACAAATGGTGAATTATGTACGGTATGTTGTGCCTGTGTAAAGCAATGTTCGGAGCAGGCACGCAGACTCGAAGATACGACAATAGATACGATCAGAGAAAAGCTTTTTCTCAATTGTTCGTCGCGAAAGGAACCATCGTATTTTCTATAG
- a CDS encoding DsrE family protein: protein MKNTLIQITKNGMGEGDEALSLSLIANYLKLVNEESNFPLFMSFYNGGVKLLCEGSPVIDTLKLLEKKGVKMLACKTCLNYYHLLDKRMVGVEATMVDIVSLQKVADKVINL from the coding sequence ATGAAAAATACATTAATTCAAATCACAAAGAACGGCATGGGTGAGGGTGACGAAGCATTAAGTCTTTCGTTGATTGCAAACTATCTAAAGCTTGTGAATGAGGAAAGTAATTTTCCTTTATTTATGTCATTTTACAATGGAGGCGTGAAGCTTCTATGTGAAGGTTCACCCGTTATAGATACCCTGAAGTTGTTAGAGAAAAAAGGGGTGAAGATGTTGGCCTGTAAAACCTGTTTAAACTATTATCATCTTTTGGACAAGCGAATGGTTGGTGTAGAAGCTACCATGGTAGATATTGTTAGTCTACAAAAGGTTGCAGATAAGGTAATTAATTTGTAG
- a CDS encoding sensor histidine kinase, which translates to MIEKIRSYIKEGQYNPEDGLDYWRERVFKSILLVIVIFGFFPYGLGMYMSFSQELYSVAVLDTFVYGALVYTIFAKRISLVRRVYFIVGLIFFVGISLTILTGKDGAGFNFVIGSIVMSSLLLGVKGAVNSLIATLGTILLIAWGLFVDLFEGLRITQYEAVEWIAVSVNVLAVGAMTSIPLAILLKGLESTIDAQSSLQQQLEDKIQQLKKAKNKAEEADVLKTNFLANMSHEVRTPLNSIMGFSELVLNKMYSSELERDQYMRTINQSGSYLLNIIENILDFSMIESNQLKYSLRPCNLNILLQELMDIYKHRKLITPDVIISSTHENKSVDTIVLTDAHRLKQVFINLINNALKFTEKGEVVIGFSDDEQGMVRCFVKDTGVGITPEVQSAIFDRFVKIEGLNQVKDGTGLGLSISKGIIEVLGGKMWLESEVNRGSIFYFTIPGK; encoded by the coding sequence ATGATAGAGAAAATTCGATCTTATATTAAAGAAGGACAGTACAATCCGGAAGATGGGCTGGACTATTGGAGAGAGAGAGTTTTTAAGAGTATATTGTTGGTAATTGTTATTTTCGGATTTTTTCCGTACGGCTTGGGTATGTATATGTCTTTTAGTCAGGAGCTTTATTCTGTGGCTGTTTTAGATACCTTTGTATACGGCGCACTGGTGTATACCATCTTTGCAAAGCGTATCTCCTTAGTGAGGCGTGTATATTTTATTGTTGGATTAATATTTTTTGTGGGAATTTCATTGACAATTCTCACAGGAAAGGATGGGGCGGGATTTAATTTTGTGATAGGTTCCATCGTGATGTCTTCTTTGCTGCTTGGAGTAAAGGGTGCTGTGAATAGTTTAATTGCCACATTGGGTACTATTTTGTTGATTGCTTGGGGATTGTTTGTCGATCTTTTTGAAGGTTTAAGGATTACGCAATATGAGGCCGTGGAGTGGATTGCCGTATCGGTGAATGTACTGGCGGTGGGAGCAATGACATCTATTCCCTTGGCTATCTTATTAAAGGGGTTGGAAAGTACCATTGATGCGCAAAGCAGTCTGCAGCAGCAGCTGGAAGATAAGATACAACAACTAAAAAAAGCCAAGAATAAAGCAGAAGAGGCCGATGTGTTAAAAACCAATTTCCTGGCCAATATGAGTCACGAAGTACGTACGCCTTTAAATTCGATCATGGGATTTTCTGAATTGGTGCTAAATAAAATGTACAGTAGTGAGTTGGAAAGAGATCAGTATATGCGTACTATTAATCAAAGTGGTAGTTATTTGCTTAATATTATTGAAAACATCCTTGATTTCTCCATGATAGAGTCCAATCAGTTAAAGTATTCATTACGGCCTTGTAACTTGAATATTTTACTCCAAGAACTAATGGATATTTATAAGCATCGAAAATTAATAACTCCGGACGTGATTATTTCGTCTACACATGAAAACAAAAGTGTAGATACGATTGTTTTAACAGATGCACATCGCTTAAAGCAGGTGTTTATAAATTTAATAAATAATGCCCTTAAGTTTACAGAGAAAGGAGAAGTTGTGATTGGTTTCAGTGATGATGAACAAGGTATGGTTAGGTGCTTTGTGAAGGATACCGGGGTGGGAATTACTCCGGAGGTTCAGTCTGCTATTTTTGATCGTTTTGTAAAGATTGAAGGCTTAAATCAGGTGAAAGACGGTACTGGTTTGGGATTGTCCATATCTAAAGGTATCATAGAGGTGTTAGGAGGTAAGATGTGGCTTGAGTCGGAAGTGAACAGAGGATCTATATTTTATTTTACGATACCCGGCAAATAA
- the typA gene encoding translational GTPase TypA, protein MQDIRNIAIIAHVDHGKTTLVDKMIMAGKLFKDHQEVGELIMDNNDLERERGITILSKNVSVMYKDTKINIIDTPGHSDFGGEVERVLNMADGVLLLVDAFEGPMPQTRFVLQKAIALGLKPIVVINKVDKTNCRPEEVNEAVFDLMFNLDASEDQLNFVTIYGSAKNGWMSTDWKKQTDNISAIFDAVIENIPAPEYNKGTPQMLITSLDHSPYTGRIAIGRVHRGELKTNQQVSLVSRDGSVTKTKIKEINVFDGLGRAKVDEVRCGELCALIGLDSFDIGDTVADIENPEPLDPISIDEPTMSMLFTINNSPFFGQDGKFVTSRHIKDRLDAELEKNLALRVEDTNSADAWNVYGRGVLHLSVLIETMRREGYELQVGQPRVIIKEIGAIKHEPVEELTIDLPDEYSGKAIEMVSQRKGDMLSMERKGDRVVIEFHIPSRGIIGLRNAMLTATAGEAIMAHRFVEFQPYKGEINKRLNGSLISMEDGAAIPYALDKLQDRGKFFVSPQEKIYKGQVIGENNRDGDLTINITKTKKLTNMRTQSTDDKVRLAPPIIFSLEEALEYIQGDEYVEVTPQAIRIRKIFLEEHERKRLAKQ, encoded by the coding sequence ATGCAGGATATAAGAAATATTGCGATTATAGCACACGTTGACCATGGTAAAACTACCCTGGTAGACAAGATGATAATGGCTGGAAAGCTATTTAAAGATCATCAGGAAGTTGGTGAGTTAATCATGGACAATAATGATTTGGAGAGAGAACGGGGTATTACCATTCTTTCGAAAAATGTTTCGGTAATGTATAAGGATACAAAGATTAACATTATCGATACCCCTGGTCACTCCGATTTTGGAGGAGAGGTAGAGCGTGTACTAAACATGGCAGACGGAGTTTTGCTATTGGTAGATGCTTTTGAAGGGCCTATGCCTCAAACACGTTTTGTATTGCAGAAAGCCATCGCATTGGGTTTGAAACCTATTGTGGTGATTAATAAGGTGGACAAAACCAATTGTCGTCCCGAAGAAGTGAATGAAGCTGTGTTTGACCTGATGTTTAACCTGGACGCTTCAGAGGATCAATTGAATTTTGTGACCATATATGGTTCAGCCAAAAATGGATGGATGAGTACCGATTGGAAAAAGCAAACGGATAATATTTCTGCCATTTTTGATGCTGTTATCGAAAATATTCCTGCGCCAGAATATAACAAAGGGACGCCTCAGATGTTGATAACATCTCTGGATCACTCTCCTTATACTGGACGTATTGCTATTGGTCGGGTGCATCGTGGGGAGCTGAAGACAAATCAGCAGGTTTCATTGGTGAGTAGAGATGGTTCTGTCACTAAAACTAAAATTAAGGAAATTAATGTCTTTGACGGTCTGGGTCGTGCCAAAGTTGATGAGGTAAGGTGTGGAGAGTTGTGTGCTTTGATCGGACTGGATAGTTTTGATATCGGCGATACGGTTGCTGATATAGAAAATCCGGAGCCTTTGGATCCTATTTCAATTGATGAGCCAACCATGAGTATGTTGTTTACCATTAATAATTCTCCTTTCTTTGGTCAGGATGGTAAATTTGTAACCTCCAGACATATAAAAGACAGATTGGATGCGGAACTGGAGAAAAATTTGGCCTTGAGAGTGGAAGATACCAATTCGGCTGATGCATGGAATGTTTATGGACGTGGGGTGCTTCACTTGTCGGTATTGATTGAAACTATGCGTCGCGAAGGTTATGAGCTTCAGGTAGGTCAACCTCGTGTTATTATTAAAGAGATTGGTGCAATAAAGCATGAACCGGTGGAGGAATTGACAATTGATTTGCCAGATGAATATTCGGGTAAAGCCATTGAGATGGTTAGTCAACGCAAAGGTGATATGCTTAGTATGGAGCGTAAAGGCGATCGAGTGGTCATCGAATTTCATATTCCGTCACGAGGTATTATTGGTTTGCGTAATGCCATGTTAACGGCCACTGCCGGAGAGGCCATTATGGCACACCGTTTTGTTGAATTTCAGCCTTACAAAGGCGAAATTAATAAACGTCTAAATGGATCTTTGATCTCGATGGAAGATGGAGCGGCTATTCCATATGCGTTAGACAAGTTGCAGGATAGGGGAAAATTCTTTGTGTCTCCTCAGGAGAAGATATATAAGGGACAGGTGATCGGAGAAAATAACCGCGATGGTGATTTGACGATTAATATCACTAAAACAAAGAAATTAACCAATATGCGTACCCAGAGTACCGATGATAAGGTGAGATTAGCTCCCCCTATTATATTTTCACTGGAGGAAGCTTTAGAGTATATTCAAGGAGATGAGTATGTGGAGGTAACGCCTCAGGCAATTCGTATCCGTAAGATATTTCTTGAGGAACACGAACGTAAACGTTTAGCAAAGCAATAA
- a CDS encoding MFS transporter, giving the protein MMNAFKIIGIYIMLYMANALWKVFYNIYLAEIGLTGAEIGTLNSIIQALIFIAVVIWGRYADRKGIRPTLRIGLLVTGVLMLILSFVADFWCLVVFLPVFAFFYHPLGALTDAMAMQYATVEKKYSYGSFRLWGSLGWAVAATVGGYLFTSLSLKLTFYIAAITYMLIVPLLSTRKKVRTYKANFKLVGLRDVISNKPLFYFMGILIFYGMVCSPMFYYLNLYFSELHASNTIIGLAYAIMALSEIPLFLLGNKLLKKIGVRPILLMAMGSIVIRYAVLGYYPHVGVALAVGLLQGVSFAFFLVAAVSIIEKLMPQGQHATAQSLIWGSYIGIGQTLGNLLIGFVLDSAGMVEVMQFSVYGGLACVIVSIIYLNRFRFERA; this is encoded by the coding sequence ATGATGAATGCTTTTAAGATTATTGGCATATATATTATGCTATATATGGCCAATGCTTTGTGGAAAGTTTTTTACAATATTTACCTGGCCGAAATAGGTTTAACTGGTGCAGAGATCGGTACTTTAAATTCAATTATACAGGCACTCATTTTTATAGCAGTTGTGATATGGGGCAGGTATGCTGATAGAAAAGGTATCCGTCCGACCTTACGAATTGGTTTGCTGGTCACTGGAGTGCTGATGTTGATACTGTCGTTTGTAGCTGACTTTTGGTGCTTGGTGGTGTTTTTACCTGTATTTGCTTTTTTTTATCACCCGCTGGGCGCTCTAACAGATGCCATGGCTATGCAGTATGCAACTGTTGAAAAAAAATATTCCTATGGAAGTTTTAGATTATGGGGCTCGCTTGGGTGGGCGGTGGCTGCAACTGTAGGTGGGTATTTGTTTACTTCGCTTTCATTAAAGCTTACTTTTTATATAGCAGCTATTACTTATATGCTTATTGTTCCTCTTTTGTCAACGCGAAAAAAAGTGCGTACCTATAAGGCGAACTTTAAGTTGGTGGGGTTACGGGATGTGATTAGTAATAAACCCTTGTTTTATTTTATGGGTATCCTGATTTTTTATGGCATGGTTTGTTCTCCTATGTTTTATTATTTGAATCTTTATTTTTCAGAGTTACATGCTTCAAATACTATTATTGGATTGGCTTACGCCATCATGGCTCTAAGCGAAATACCGCTGTTTTTATTGGGTAATAAACTCTTAAAAAAAATAGGGGTACGGCCTATATTGTTGATGGCCATGGGTTCTATTGTTATCAGATATGCGGTTCTGGGCTATTACCCTCATGTTGGTGTGGCATTAGCTGTTGGTTTGTTGCAAGGTGTTTCATTTGCTTTTTTTTTAGTGGCCGCGGTTAGTATCATTGAAAAGTTAATGCCCCAAGGACAACATGCTACTGCACAGTCTCTCATTTGGGGATCTTATATAGGTATTGGACAAACATTGGGAAATCTGCTCATTGGTTTTGTGCTTGATTCGGCCGGAATGGTGGAGGTAATGCAGTTTTCTGTATATGGGGGACTGGCTTGTGTGATAGTTTCTATTATCTACTTAAATCGCTTTAGATTTGAAAGGGCTTAG